The region CTTGGCTTGTTTCTTTTGGTACATCTCCTGAATCATAGCCAACTCTTGCTCTTTCTGGGCAATTTCTCGGGGAAGGTCCTCATGCAATCGCTTCACTGTTCTATGATTAATTTTATTCCATTCATCACCATTGGATTGGCGTTCCACTTTTTGAATTCCACGTTTGATACCCAGATGCGCGAATGGCCTAGCACCAATGTCTTGAAGTCGTGCGCAGTCGCTCGGTTGCATCCTGACTTTGGAACCTTTGAACGTCACTGCTGTCGTTTGAGCCTGACAGTGCGTGGCAGTTTCATCCCGATGCACCACCAATGAAACGACCTCGACATCCATGGCATGGGCAACGTCCATTACAGCCTGCACAAATAGACGATCTTGCTCGGTGTATTCCAGTTGATCGATAATTTTTTGCGCTTCGTATCCGAATCCGATCAGGAGTGAGTACGCCACGACGTCACCTCGCGAATACTTTTGCCTGCACGCTTGTTTCGCGCTCCAAGCCAGTTTGATGGACTGAGGATCCTTGGACTTCAGGGCCTTGGCGTAGTTAAGCGCTGCGCGTTCCCGTGCCTTGTGCTTGAGGGCTTCATTTTTAAGGTGCATTCCAGAACATTCAGGAGCAACCAAAATCGTGCTGTTAAGGTGCGTCCTGCTTTGATCCACATAACCGGGAATCGGGTGCTCCTTAGTCCCAATTCGGTGATCATGAGAGCGCTGCCCAGAGTATTCCCCAGCGTCTCGGCGGTCGATTCGGGTGACAACGGTCAGGCTCATTCGAGGATGAACTCCCTTGTTATGGCTGGTCCCAAAAATTGAGTAGGTTTTACTTGTATAACCTACTATACAAGTAAAATTATTCAATCAATTTTTTTAAAATGTACAAAAATATCTAATGATAGTCAATTTTTAAAACTTCGGATTAAATTGCGTATTTAATTGAAATAAAAGCCAAAAAGACTCACCGCCAAGATTCCCTCCCAGGTCGTTAACAAAATATAAATGGTTTGAAATTATCGGGAGATTGGGTTCTTAGAGCGCCTATAAATAATCCACCCGAGCGGAAGATCTTAGAAATTTGCAATATTTGTCCTTCCGCGATAACTTGCAAAGCCTTCATCGAAAAGACAGGCTCTGGACTTCAGTTGCGAATTTACCCCCTTAGAGCGAGGTAACAATGAACGTATTCTCCGGATTTCGAACTCTCATCCTGTACGCGCTTATTTTTCTGGTCGCCGGTTGCGTCACCACGACTCCCTTCACAAAAACCGAGACGGTGCAAGGCAAGTCCCTTCTTTACATTTTCAGGCCCGACAGTCTTCTGAGCCGTGGAAGCCAGGTCCGGGTAGATATAAACGACCAGACCAAGGGCGTTTTGATCAACAAGAGCTACATCGCCGTGCAGGCAGACCCCGGAAAAAATACCATTACACTGCGGGTCAACGACTTCATCGGCAACACTTTAGACTCCATGGTCCTGGAGACAAAGGCCGCAAAAGCGTACTTCATTAAAGCCGAACCCGGAGTGTTTGGCGCCTTTACTCTCGTGGAGCTGGACGAAGAGACCGGCATGCGGGAAGTTTCCTTGACCGAGTCCTATCAAACCAACTGACCCGCACAGTCCGACAATACAGTAAGCGGCCCGGTTTCCACCGAAACCGGGCCGTCCCATTTTGCGCCTCCGCGTCAGCAGGGTGCGTTGGAAAAATCATTTTTGATGCCGCGAGTATTCGGGGCAGGTCACCCTCCCCTGGCCAGAAGTCAACATCAGCCTGCAAACCACCTACCGGATATAGCCCTGCTCCTCCAGAAAGAGCAGGATGACCTGCGCCGCTTCGACGGGCGTCATTTCGGTGGTGTCGATGGTCACCTCCGGGTTCGCCGGGGGAATGTAGGGGTCGTCGATGCCCGTGACGCCCTTGACGAGCCCGGCCCTGGCCTTGGCGTACAGCCCTTTCCTGTCGCGCTGCTCGCAGACCTCCAACGGCGTGTTCATGAAGACTTCGACGAATCCCCCTGACTGACTGATGAGATTGCGGTTATGCTCCCGCGCCTCGGGATAGGGTGCGATGGGGGCGCAGATGGCGATGCCGCCGTTCTTGGTGATCTCGCTGGCCACGAATCCGATGCGGCGGACATTGAGTTCGCGATGCTCCTTGGAAAAGGTCAGCTCGGACGAAAGATTGCGACGCACGATGTCGCCGTCGAGCAGGGTCACAGGCCGGTCGCGCATTTCCAGGAAGCGCGCCAGCAGGACCTTGGCCACCGTGGACTTGCCCGCCCCCGACAGCCCGGTCAGAAAGATGGTGAAGCCCTGCTTGCTGCGCGGAGGGTGCGCCCGCCGCAACTCCTCCACCACGTCGGGAAAGGAGAACCAGTCGGGGATTTCGATGCCGTGCTCCAGCCGGTGACGCAGCTCCTGCGAGGTGATGGCGCGCACGTTCATGCCCTCCTCCACCTCGTCTTCCGGCAGATATTGGGCCTTCTCCTCGACATAGACCATCTCCCGCATGGGAATCATGGCGATGCCCGTCTCGCCCTCGTGAGCGCGGACCAGTTCCTGGGCCGCGCCTTTGGGATAGAAGGTGTCACCGGTTTCGGCAAAGGGATCCGCCTGATCCCCTGCCACCACGAAATGGGTGCAGCCGTAATTGCGACGGACCATGGCCTGCAGCAGGGCCTCGCGCGGTCCGGCCTTGCGCTGGTACAGAGGCACGAGCCCGAGACTGATCATGGTGCGGGGGAACTGGCGGACAAAGGCCTGGTAGGACCGGATCAACGTGTACTGGTCCAGATCGCCGTGGTACTGCACGCCCACGGCAGGGTGCAGCAGGATAGACGCACCGGCCTCGCGCGCGGCCCGGGAAATCATCTCCTTGTGCGCGCAGTGCAGATGCTGCTCGCTCTGAAAGCCGATAACCTTGCGCCAGCCATTCTGCGAAAACCGGCGGTGCATTTCCGACGGGGACAACCGGAGATCCTGGAAATCAAAGTGCAGGGGCAGTGAAAGCCCTTCCAGGCTTCCGCCGACATAATACCGGCCGGTGTTGGACAGGAGAAAGCGCACGGAAGGGTGCGCCGCCGGGTCGGCAGTCCCGAAGACTGCCGCCGCCTCCCGTTCAAGGTCCGGGATCCATACGTCGGACACCTGAAGGATTGCCAGCAGAAAACCTTCCTGATCCCTGAGCGCCAGCTTGCTCCCTGCCTCAAGCATCTGCCCAGTCTCAGAGGAAACATCCAGGCAGACCGGCAAGGGCCAAAGCTCTCCCGAGGCAAGGCGCATGTCCGACAGGACGCTCTCGTAGTCAGCCCGGTCCATGAAACCCTTCAGGGGAAAGAACGCGCGGTTCAAGAGCAGTTCGAGGTCGCAGAGCTGGCGGGTCTTCAGGTTGACCGAAGGAAGGGCCACCGCCTCGGAGCGCAGGGCCTCGGCACGCTGGAAATGGACGAGAAGCGATTCACTGTACATTGTCTGCCCCATAACAGTTCGTGTTGTTTGAGTCCGGTTAGAGCGCTTGCTACTTTTTGAATAATCAGACTGCTTACAAAATTTCAGGCATTCCCGAGGCCGTTCAAAAACCGTTCTGGCAAGGCGTGAAGTGATTTTGGAGGGTGAAGTGTAGCCGTCTACATGAAGCCTTCAAAATTGCTGAACAACGCAGTCCAGAACGGATTTTTCAACGGCCGATTAGCGTCGTTCGACAATAAAGAACGGGTTGAGCAACTCCGGCTTGTTGTAGGCCAGCGGTTCCCCAGTGTCGACCCGGACCACGGCGCACCCCGCGCAGGCCGCCACGGCATGCCCCGCTGCCGTGTCCCATTCCATGGTCGGACCGAGGCGGGGGTACACGTCCGCCGAACCTTCGGCCACGAGGCAGATCTTCAGGGAGCTGCCGATGGAGCGGACACTCACACCTTCATGCTCCTTTTCTCTCTCAGACACGAAAGCGGCGAACTCCGGTGTCTGGTGGGAGCGGGAACCGACGATGGTGTAGACTCCGCCTTCCGGCTGCGCACAGGGCAGGGAGCACGAGGCGGCAACCATTTCACCCAGAGGTCGCCCGGCATACGTCGAGGCCATGCCCAGCTTGTAGGCCCCCGCTCCCTTTGCAGCGAAATAGAGCGTATCGAGAACCGGTGCGTAGACCACGCCGAGCACTGGGCACCCGTTTTCGATCAACGCGATGTTGACGGTGAATTCCCCGTTGCGCTTGATGAACTCCTTGGTGCCGTCCAGCGGGTCGACGAGCCAGAAGGTCGTCCAGTGCCGGCGCTCATCGTGCGGGATCCCCCTCCCCTCCTCGCTCAGGATAGGGTGCTCGGTGTCCTGGAGACGCTCCTGGATGCAGGCGTGCGCGGCCCTGTCGGCCAGGGTGAGGGGGGAGTTGTCGGCCTTGGTTTCGATGCCGAAATCCGCGGAGCCGTAGATGTCGAGGATGGCTTTTCCTCCGGCCATTGCGGCATGGATGGCGGTCAGCAGGTCGTTGTGGCGCATGATGTGTTCCAAGTTGCTTTGCGTTTCGTGACAGAAGATGGCTTCGGCCTGAAGACGAAGGCTGCAGGTGTCCGGTCATTTCGAAGAACTGGATTCCCGCCTGCGCGGGAATGACATCCTGCCGGTGCCGGTCTGTTGTGCGTCGCACACATGACGTCCTTACCCGTGCGCCCCTGAAAGGAAAAGCCACTCGCCGGCCAGTTGATCCATTGCGAGGTCGCGCCGGTCTGTACCGACGTTTCCGCCGCTGCTCCACAGGACGTATTCGACATCTCCGCAAGGCGTTCCCAGTTCGGCGTAAACCCTGGTCATGATGGGGACGTGGTCACCGTACCAGCACAATTCCACGGA is a window of Desulfomicrobium macestii DNA encoding:
- the cysQ gene encoding 3'(2'),5'-bisphosphate nucleotidase CysQ, producing MRHNDLLTAIHAAMAGGKAILDIYGSADFGIETKADNSPLTLADRAAHACIQERLQDTEHPILSEEGRGIPHDERRHWTTFWLVDPLDGTKEFIKRNGEFTVNIALIENGCPVLGVVYAPVLDTLYFAAKGAGAYKLGMASTYAGRPLGEMVAASCSLPCAQPEGGVYTIVGSRSHQTPEFAAFVSEREKEHEGVSVRSIGSSLKICLVAEGSADVYPRLGPTMEWDTAAGHAVAACAGCAVVRVDTGEPLAYNKPELLNPFFIVERR
- a CDS encoding bifunctional sulfate adenylyltransferase/adenylylsulfate kinase encodes the protein MYSESLLVHFQRAEALRSEAVALPSVNLKTRQLCDLELLLNRAFFPLKGFMDRADYESVLSDMRLASGELWPLPVCLDVSSETGQMLEAGSKLALRDQEGFLLAILQVSDVWIPDLEREAAAVFGTADPAAHPSVRFLLSNTGRYYVGGSLEGLSLPLHFDFQDLRLSPSEMHRRFSQNGWRKVIGFQSEQHLHCAHKEMISRAAREAGASILLHPAVGVQYHGDLDQYTLIRSYQAFVRQFPRTMISLGLVPLYQRKAGPREALLQAMVRRNYGCTHFVVAGDQADPFAETGDTFYPKGAAQELVRAHEGETGIAMIPMREMVYVEEKAQYLPEDEVEEGMNVRAITSQELRHRLEHGIEIPDWFSFPDVVEELRRAHPPRSKQGFTIFLTGLSGAGKSTVAKVLLARFLEMRDRPVTLLDGDIVRRNLSSELTFSKEHRELNVRRIGFVASEITKNGGIAICAPIAPYPEAREHNRNLISQSGGFVEVFMNTPLEVCEQRDRKGLYAKARAGLVKGVTGIDDPYIPPANPEVTIDTTEMTPVEAAQVILLFLEEQGYIR
- a CDS encoding DUF2846 domain-containing protein — encoded protein: MNVFSGFRTLILYALIFLVAGCVTTTPFTKTETVQGKSLLYIFRPDSLLSRGSQVRVDINDQTKGVLINKSYIAVQADPGKNTITLRVNDFIGNTLDSMVLETKAAKAYFIKAEPGVFGAFTLVELDEETGMREVSLTESYQTN